From Uloborus diversus isolate 005 chromosome 8, Udiv.v.3.1, whole genome shotgun sequence, a single genomic window includes:
- the LOC129228414 gene encoding pseudouridine kinase-like, translating into MQHMDRSGIEIVPDARTATGVIMLDNNGECQCMVADMGVHDRLQPQQVENHRQSLATAPLVIMDCNVPFETMEHTLDICLEHRVPD; encoded by the exons GATCGTTCGGGCATTGAAATCGTTCCTGATGCAAGAACAGCCACCGGCGTCATCATGCTTGACAACAATGGCGAGTGTCAGTGTATGGTGGCAGACATGGGTGTCCATGACCGACTACAGCCACAACAG GTGGAAAACCATAGGCAAAGTCTTGCAACTGCTCCCCTCGTCATTATGGATTGCAACGTTCCCTTCGAGACCATGGAACATACGCTGGACATCTGCTTAGAACATCGAGTACCAG ATTGA